The Ramlibacter algicola genome segment GCATAGGGCCAGGCGGTCGCGAAGCCGCGCCGCCGCAGCACCAGCAGCCCGAACGGCCAGCCGTCCAGCGCGAACAGCACGGCCACGTACTGCAACGCATTGCCGCCGCCTTGCTGCGCCGCGCGCACGCCGAGCCCGTCGACCACGGTGTAGACGCCGATCACGACGGCATTGGCGAGCGCGAACGCGACGGCCTTGCGGTTGTCCAGCGCGTGGCGCGACAGGCCCAGCAGCAGCACGCCGGCGGACACCGCCAGCACGCCGCACCAGGCCACCGCGGACAGCGGCTCACCGATCGCGCTGGCTGACGCGACCGCGACCAGCACGGGCCCGAGCCCGCGCATCAGCGGATACGTCAGCCCGAGCTCGCCGTGCTTGTATGCCCCGGTGAGCGCCGTGTAGTAGCCGATGTGGATCACCAGCGAGGCCAGCAGGTACGGCCATGCCGCGGCCGGCGGCAGGCCGGCCACCAGGACCAGGGGCAGCCCCAGCAGCGAGCCGATCAGGTGGATGAGGGCGGTGTCGAGCGCCTTGTCGGTGCTGGACTTGACCAGCGCGTTCCAGCTCGCGTGCAGCAGTGCGCCGATGAGGACGGCCCCGACGATGCCCCAGGTGAGGCTCAAGCAGGGGCTCCGGCGTGCGTGCGCATGGTCGCCCGATCATAGGGCGACGGCTGGGCTGGCTCGCCAGCCGCCCGGGCCTACGCCAGTTCGAGTTCGCCGCGCGCCTTGACGCAGTAATCCAGCAGCGCGTCGATCTCGGTGGACTTGTCGAACACCGCGTCGGCGCCGAGCTGCGCGCAGCGGCGCCGCATGTCGGACGTCGCGTGGTTGCTCAGCACGATCACCTTCTGCCCGCGGCGGCGCTGGCGGGCCGCTTCGACGACGCGCAAGCCGCTGCCCTGGCGCAGGAACAAGTCGACCACGGCGATATCCCAGGCGTCCGGGTTCTGGACCAGCCACGCGCGAGCTTCCGCCTCGGTGTCCGCGAGGCCCACGGCCTCGACCTCGGCGAGCTCGTGCAGGGTCTCGATCAGGTTCTCGCGGATGGTCGGGCTGTCTTCGACGATGTAGGCACGCAGGGACATGGGCGCAATCGGTTCATCAAGGCCGCGCCGGTCGGTCCGGTACGGGAGTCGTTCCGATGGACTCTACCGGTGCGCCTTCGACGCGAGTGCAAGCGACGCCGCCAAGCGCCTGTAGGAAAGCGCGGGCACCACCCATCCGGTGCCCGCCCGCCGCGTCAGAGCGTGAGGATCGTGCAGCCGGTGGTCTTGCGCGCCTCGAGGTCGCGGTGCGCCTGCTGCACCTGCTCCAGCGGGTAGCGCTGGTCGATGTGGATCTTCACCTTGCCGCTCGTGACCATGCCGAACAGGTCGTCGGCCATCTCCTGCGCGGCCTCGCGCGTGGCGATGTGCGTGAACAGCGTCTGGCGCGTGACGTAGATCGAGCCCTTCACGCCCAGGATGCCGGGAGCGAACGGCGGCACCGCGCCCGAGGCATTGCCGAAGCTGGCCATCAGGCCGAACGGCGACAGGCAGTCCAGCGACTTGTCCCAGGTGTCCTTGCCGACCGAGTCGTACACGACCTTCACGCCCTTGCCGCCGGTGATCTCCTTCACGCGCGGCAGGAAGTCTTCCTTGGCGTAGTTGATGACGTGCGTCGCACCGTTCTCCTTCGCCAGTTCGCACTTGGCGTCCGAGCCCGCGGTGCCGATCAACTTCAGGCCCATCGCGCGCGCGAACTGGCAGGCGATCAGGCCGACGCCACCGGCCGCCGCGTGGAACAGCACGAAGTCACCTTCCTTCAGCCCGCCTTGCGGCTGCGTGCGGCGCAGCAGGTATTGCGCGGTGAGGCCCTTGAGCATCATGGCGGCGCCGGTGTCGAAGTCGATCGCGTCGGGCAGCTTGCACACCGTGGTGGCGGGCATGACGCGCACTTCGCAGTAGCTGCCGGGAGGCTGGCTTGCGTACGCCGCGCGGTCGCCGGGCTTGAGGTGCGTCACGCCCTCGCCCACCGCTTCGACGATGCCGGACGCTTCCATGCCGATGCGCGCCGGCATGTCCAGCTTGTACAGGCCCGTGCGGTGGTAGACGTCGATGAAGTTCAGGCCCACCGCCTTGTGGCGGATGCGGATCTGCCCGGGTCCCGGCTCGCCGACCTGCACGTCGACGATCTTCAGTTGCTCGGGACCGCCATGCTGGTCGATCTGGATGGCGCGGCTCATCGTGGTCTCCTTCTGTGATGCTTCGGGAAGGCGCGCATCCTGCCATGATTCGAGCAGGCACGCGCCGGGCTGCAGGCACATCCACGTACAGTGGCGGGATGCAGCAACGTCTCACCCTTCGCACGGCGGGCCTCCTCACATTGCCGCCGATGCTGTGGGCGGGCAATGCGGTCGTCGGCCGCGTGATGTCCGGCCTGGTGCCGCCGATCACGCTCAACTTCCTGCGCTGGGCGATCGCCCTCGTCCTGCTGCTGCCGCTCGCCGGCTGGGTCCTGCGCAGCGGCAGTCCGCTGTGGACGCACTGGAAGCGCTATGCGGTGCTCGGGCTGCTGGGCGTCGGTTGCTACAACGCGCTGCAGTACCTCGCGCTGAAGACGTCGACGCCGCTCAACGTGACGCTGGTCGCGGCCAGCATGCCGGCGTGGATGCTCGGGCTCGGCGCGCTGTTCTTCGGGCAGCGCATCACGGGGCGGCAACTGCTCGGCGCCACGATGTCCATCGCCGGCGTGCTGGTGGTCCTGAGCCGCGGCGCCTGGGACGTGCTGCTGCAGGTGCGCCTCGTCCCGGGTGACTTCTTCGTGCTGCTCGCGACCGCTGCCTGGTCGGTCTACAGCTGGCTGCTGGTGCGACCGGGCGACCCGCCCGAATTGCGCAACGACTGGGCCGCGTTCCTGCTGGCGCAGATGGTGTTCGGCCTCGGCTGGTCCGGGTTGTTCGCCGCCGGCGAGTGGATCGCGGGCCCGCAGCACATCGCGTGGAGCTGGCCGGTGGTCGCCGCCCTCGCCTACATCGCGATCGGCCCGGCGGTGCTCGCCTACCGCAGCTGGGGGCTGGGCGTGCAGCGCGTGGGCCCGAACATCGCGGGCTTCTTTTCCAACCTCACGCCGCTGTTCGCGGCGCTGTTGTCGGCGGCGTTCCTCGGCGAACTCCCGCACGCTTACCACGCGGTGGCCTTCGCGCTGATCGTCGGCGGGATCGTGGTCTCGTCGCGCCGCTGACGGCGCAGTCCCTGCCACCGGGCTACCCGGCCGCCATCGCCTGGCGGACGCGCCCTGCCGCCGGGATCGGTTCGACGGCGCCGTAGCCCTCCGTCGACAACGCCGCTGCGACGGCGGCGTAGCGGCCGGCCTGCTGCAGGTCGTCGCCCGCGAGCAGGCGCGCGATGAACGCACCGCCGAACGTGTCGCCCGCGCCGGTGGCGTCGACCATCCGGCAAGGGTGCGGCGCGATGCGCCAGCGCTGCGACGGCGTCGCGACCACTGCGCCCTGGTCTCCGAGCTTCAGCGCCACGGTCTTCGCACCGAGGCCCAGGCACCAGTCGACCAGCGCGTCGGGGTCGCGGATGCCCGTGATCGCCGCCACGTCGTCGAGGCTGGGCAGCAGGATGTCGCACAGGCGCATGACGTCGGTCATGACGGCACGTGCGCGGTCGACGGGCCACAGCTTGAGCCGCAGGTTGGTGTCGAACGACACCTGCACCCCCGCTTCGCGCGCCGTCGCGATGGCCGCATACGCCGTGTCGCAAGCTGACGG includes the following:
- a CDS encoding quinone oxidoreductase family protein → MSRAIQIDQHGGPEQLKIVDVQVGEPGPGQIRIRHKAVGLNFIDVYHRTGLYKLDMPARIGMEASGIVEAVGEGVTHLKPGDRAAYASQPPGSYCEVRVMPATTVCKLPDAIDFDTGAAMMLKGLTAQYLLRRTQPQGGLKEGDFVLFHAAAGGVGLIACQFARAMGLKLIGTAGSDAKCELAKENGATHVINYAKEDFLPRVKEITGGKGVKVVYDSVGKDTWDKSLDCLSPFGLMASFGNASGAVPPFAPGILGVKGSIYVTRQTLFTHIATREAAQEMADDLFGMVTSGKVKIHIDQRYPLEQVQQAHRDLEARKTTGCTILTL
- a CDS encoding DMT family transporter — encoded protein: MQQRLTLRTAGLLTLPPMLWAGNAVVGRVMSGLVPPITLNFLRWAIALVLLLPLAGWVLRSGSPLWTHWKRYAVLGLLGVGCYNALQYLALKTSTPLNVTLVAASMPAWMLGLGALFFGQRITGRQLLGATMSIAGVLVVLSRGAWDVLLQVRLVPGDFFVLLATAAWSVYSWLLVRPGDPPELRNDWAAFLLAQMVFGLGWSGLFAAGEWIAGPQHIAWSWPVVAALAYIAIGPAVLAYRSWGLGVQRVGPNIAGFFSNLTPLFAALLSAAFLGELPHAYHAVAFALIVGGIVVSSRR
- a CDS encoding EamA family transporter, with translation MSLTWGIVGAVLIGALLHASWNALVKSSTDKALDTALIHLIGSLLGLPLVLVAGLPPAAAWPYLLASLVIHIGYYTALTGAYKHGELGLTYPLMRGLGPVLVAVASASAIGEPLSAVAWCGVLAVSAGVLLLGLSRHALDNRKAVAFALANAVVIGVYTVVDGLGVRAAQQGGGNALQYVAVLFALDGWPFGLLVLRRRGFATAWPYARARAPLATLGAAASLGSYGIALWAMTRAPVAVVAALRETSVLFAALLGTLVLKETFTWRRAAGTTVIVGGVMALRLA
- a CDS encoding response regulator — its product is MSLRAYIVEDSPTIRENLIETLHELAEVEAVGLADTEAEARAWLVQNPDAWDIAVVDLFLRQGSGLRVVEAARQRRRGQKVIVLSNHATSDMRRRCAQLGADAVFDKSTEIDALLDYCVKARGELELA
- a CDS encoding sugar kinase — translated: MTGAADILALGEAMLEFNQTGAGGGRQYLQGFGGDTSNFAIAAARQGARAGYLSALGDDEHGRLLRALWDQEGVDHGGVATDASAYTAVYFVNHDERGHHFSFMRAGSAAARMQPSSLPRDRIRAAKVLHLSGISLAISPSACDTAYAAIATAREAGVQVSFDTNLRLKLWPVDRARAVMTDVMRLCDILLPSLDDVAAITGIRDPDALVDWCLGLGAKTVALKLGDQGAVVATPSQRWRIAPHPCRMVDATGAGDTFGGAFIARLLAGDDLQQAGRYAAVAAALSTEGYGAVEPIPAAGRVRQAMAAG